One window from the genome of [Mycobacterium] stephanolepidis encodes:
- a CDS encoding MCE family protein, with protein MKFRGPLIGLSVFMVIALAMTWLVYATLRREVAGSTYNYAAMFTDVTGLRDGDDVRVAGVRVGRVESVAIDGDLAKVEFQVQTEQPLYGNTIASITYQNIVGQRYLGLSLGKTGGTDRLKPGSVIPVEQTEPSFDIGMLLHGFEPLFSVLDPTEVDNLTDGVVKSLQGDTGSIVGLVDQTSQLTETFAGRDQVLDDVITNLNGLTKTLAGQNKNLDTVLAHTREMVAILDNRRAALVDSVGSTGFAVRRLSKITDTVYPQLNEILHREPGFVSHLNNIEPQLAFTGANLPLLLKGLVRTTQEGAFINGYVCDLNITGFFPGLNDVVPIIVNAATPGNKAKYTPKCRNLADG; from the coding sequence ATGAAATTTCGCGGGCCATTGATCGGGCTCTCGGTGTTCATGGTGATCGCGTTGGCGATGACGTGGCTGGTGTACGCCACCCTGCGCCGCGAGGTCGCGGGGTCGACCTACAACTACGCCGCGATGTTCACCGATGTCACCGGGTTGCGTGATGGGGATGACGTGCGGGTCGCGGGTGTGCGCGTCGGCCGTGTCGAATCGGTGGCGATCGACGGTGATCTGGCCAAGGTGGAATTCCAGGTACAAACCGAGCAACCCCTGTACGGCAACACCATTGCGTCGATCACCTATCAGAACATCGTGGGACAGCGTTACCTCGGTTTGTCCCTGGGTAAGACCGGCGGCACCGATCGGCTCAAGCCGGGGAGTGTGATTCCGGTGGAGCAGACAGAGCCTTCCTTCGACATCGGCATGCTGCTGCACGGCTTTGAGCCGCTCTTCAGCGTGCTCGATCCCACGGAGGTCGACAACCTCACCGACGGCGTCGTCAAGTCTCTACAAGGGGATACCGGCTCGATCGTCGGCCTGGTTGACCAAACATCACAACTGACCGAGACGTTCGCGGGCCGGGATCAGGTTCTCGATGACGTAATCACCAATCTCAATGGTCTGACGAAAACACTTGCCGGCCAGAATAAGAACCTGGATACCGTGCTGGCACACACGCGCGAGATGGTGGCGATTCTGGACAACCGGCGCGCGGCATTGGTGGACTCGGTTGGTTCGACCGGCTTCGCGGTGCGGCGCTTATCGAAGATCACGGATACCGTGTACCCGCAGTTGAACGAAATCCTGCATCGAGAACCGGGATTCGTCAGTCACTTGAACAATATCGAACCGCAGCTCGCCTTCACCGGCGCCAATCTGCCGTTGCTTCTCAAGGGTCTTGTCAGAACCACCCAAGAGGGTGCCTTCATCAACGGCTACGTCTGCGATCTCAACATCACCGGATTCTTCCCCGGCCTCAATGACGTCGTTCCGATCATCGTGAACGCCGCCACACCAGGCAACAAGGCCAAATACACCCCGAAGTGCAGGAACCTTGCAGATGGATAA
- a CDS encoding MlaD family protein, translated as MPNSFETDGRGPSDRQLLWCGVAIALVAALVGTALVIKSTGRFNNYVRVVAELTNVGDGLPAKSDVKFQGVLVGSVNDLTPSQRGRPNVVHIDLKPDLAHTIPRSVTARVVPSNVFAVSSVELVDHGPGAAITSGTVIAEETELPTVLFQTTISKLRDILLANGRGRDDDSVGIFAVIAAATEGRRATLLNAAGQLTRIIDELNGIVATDTGPSTLSALLNATKGLQTTAPELVDALHQAVKPMQTLAEKRDQLQTLLNAGLHTTGTVRQSLDNQTDRMIDITTKLTPVVGVLAQNSVQFLPIATRLKVFSDKFFSDVWDSEKDTVNIRAVLSFTPSTMYTRADCPQYGELKGPSCFTAPELVVRPDLPEVLLPQNFKPPPDLAPPPGTTVGPDGNLIVTGLPLHNPNPNLTDPNPPLPWWQPNPSPRVPGTADPGDAEPPPQSAGTAPASFGGDVGPVGSTSEREQLGMITGGTATSATQLLLGPVARGTKPVVAQQVQSGGRR; from the coding sequence GTGCCGAACTCCTTTGAAACCGACGGACGCGGTCCGTCGGACCGCCAGCTCCTGTGGTGTGGTGTGGCGATTGCCCTCGTGGCCGCCCTGGTCGGCACCGCGCTGGTCATCAAGTCGACCGGCCGTTTCAACAATTATGTGCGTGTGGTGGCAGAACTCACGAATGTGGGCGACGGTCTTCCCGCGAAATCGGATGTCAAATTCCAGGGCGTGCTCGTCGGCTCGGTCAACGATCTGACGCCCTCGCAGCGAGGTAGGCCCAATGTCGTCCACATCGATCTGAAACCGGATCTGGCGCACACGATCCCGCGTTCGGTCACCGCCAGGGTGGTCCCCAGTAACGTGTTCGCGGTCTCCTCCGTGGAACTCGTCGACCACGGCCCCGGTGCGGCGATCACCAGTGGCACCGTCATTGCCGAGGAGACCGAGCTGCCGACGGTGCTGTTCCAGACGACCATCAGCAAGCTGCGCGACATCCTCCTTGCCAACGGGCGCGGTCGCGATGACGATTCCGTGGGTATTTTCGCCGTCATCGCCGCGGCAACAGAGGGTCGGCGCGCGACTCTTCTGAATGCGGCCGGGCAACTGACCCGGATCATCGACGAACTCAACGGGATCGTCGCGACGGATACCGGCCCGTCGACCCTTTCCGCCCTCCTCAATGCGACCAAGGGGTTGCAGACCACAGCTCCTGAGCTCGTCGATGCGCTGCACCAAGCGGTCAAGCCCATGCAGACATTGGCCGAGAAGCGTGACCAGCTACAAACGCTTCTCAACGCCGGGCTGCACACCACCGGTACCGTCCGGCAGTCGTTGGATAACCAGACCGACCGGATGATCGACATCACGACCAAGCTGACTCCGGTCGTCGGCGTGCTTGCCCAGAACTCCGTGCAGTTCCTTCCGATCGCTACTCGGCTGAAGGTGTTCTCGGACAAGTTCTTCAGCGACGTGTGGGATTCCGAGAAGGACACGGTGAACATCCGTGCGGTCCTGTCGTTCACACCGTCGACGATGTATACCCGCGCCGACTGCCCGCAGTACGGGGAGCTGAAGGGGCCGAGCTGTTTCACAGCGCCAGAGCTGGTGGTACGGCCGGATCTCCCCGAGGTGCTGCTGCCCCAGAACTTCAAGCCGCCGCCCGATCTTGCGCCGCCTCCGGGAACGACAGTCGGCCCAGACGGGAATTTGATCGTCACGGGGCTACCGCTGCACAATCCGAACCCCAACCTGACGGACCCCAATCCGCCGCTGCCCTGGTGGCAACCCAACCCGTCGCCGCGTGTCCCCGGCACCGCGGACCCCGGAGACGCAGAACCCCCGCCCCAGTCTGCGGGTACCGCCCCTGCTTCGTTCGGTGGGGATGTCGGCCCCGTCGGTAGTACCAGTGAACGCGAACAACTGGGCATGATCACCGGAGGTACGGCGACCTCTGCTACCCAGCTGCTACTCGGGCCGGTTGCACGTGGTACCAAACCCGTTGTTGCCCAGCAGGTCCAGTCCGGAGGTCGGCGATGA
- the fadD5 gene encoding fatty-acid--CoA ligase FadD5, translating to MTDTIDATATSAGLDQPYRARRQNWCNQLARHALMQPNATAIRYLGRSISWGELNQRVQSLADALSRRGVGCGDRVLILMLNRPEYVESWLAINELGAIAIPVNFRMTPPEVAFLVENSGATVAITETVLAPVVAAVRQQVPALETVIIAGSESEDGALGYEEVIAEVGDPHTEVDLPGDTPALIMYTSGTTGRPKGAVLTHLNLSGQAMSYLLSTTVDLNADVGFIGVPMFHIAGVGNMITGLLLGLPTVIHPLGAFDPGALLDVLESEGVTGIFLVPAQWQAVCAAQQANPRKVKLKTLSWGAAPASDVLLRTMSETFPDAKILAAFGQTEMSPVTCMLMGEDAIRKMGSVGRVIPTVSARVVDDNMNDVPVGEVGEIVYRAPTLMQGYWNNPEATSEAFTGGWFHSGDLVRQDADGFVWVVDRKKDMIISGGENIYCAEVENALAEHEQITEVAVIGRPHEKWGEVPVAVAAIHGDGLTIGDLDGFLTERLARYKHPKDLVVVEALPRNPSGKVLKNELRKQFGGA from the coding sequence GTGACCGACACAATCGATGCGACCGCGACGTCCGCGGGCCTTGACCAGCCGTACCGCGCGCGACGGCAGAACTGGTGTAACCAGCTGGCCCGGCACGCGCTCATGCAACCCAACGCCACGGCGATCCGGTATCTCGGGCGCAGCATCTCTTGGGGAGAGCTGAACCAGCGTGTGCAATCCCTGGCCGATGCGCTGTCCCGCCGGGGTGTCGGTTGTGGGGATCGTGTGCTCATCCTGATGCTCAACCGCCCCGAGTACGTCGAATCATGGCTCGCCATCAACGAACTCGGGGCCATCGCCATTCCGGTGAACTTCCGCATGACGCCGCCCGAAGTGGCGTTCCTGGTCGAGAACAGCGGGGCCACGGTAGCGATCACCGAGACGGTGCTGGCTCCGGTGGTGGCCGCGGTACGCCAGCAGGTGCCCGCGCTGGAGACGGTCATCATTGCGGGTTCGGAGTCCGAAGACGGCGCTCTCGGATACGAAGAGGTCATCGCCGAAGTCGGTGACCCGCATACCGAGGTGGATCTACCCGGCGATACCCCCGCGCTCATCATGTACACCTCCGGGACTACGGGTCGGCCCAAGGGTGCGGTGCTGACGCACCTCAACCTGTCCGGGCAGGCCATGAGCTATCTGCTGAGTACCACTGTCGATCTGAACGCCGATGTGGGATTCATCGGTGTTCCCATGTTCCACATCGCCGGCGTGGGCAACATGATCACCGGTCTGCTACTGGGCTTGCCCACGGTTATCCACCCTCTGGGCGCCTTTGATCCCGGTGCGCTGCTGGATGTTCTGGAGTCCGAGGGAGTCACCGGGATCTTCCTGGTCCCGGCCCAGTGGCAAGCCGTCTGTGCGGCTCAGCAAGCAAACCCGCGCAAGGTCAAACTGAAGACACTTTCCTGGGGCGCCGCCCCCGCCAGTGACGTGTTGCTGCGGACGATGTCTGAGACGTTTCCCGACGCCAAGATCCTGGCCGCGTTCGGGCAGACCGAGATGTCGCCGGTCACCTGCATGCTGATGGGAGAGGACGCGATCCGGAAGATGGGTTCCGTCGGCCGGGTGATTCCGACGGTGTCTGCGCGTGTCGTCGACGACAACATGAACGATGTGCCGGTCGGTGAGGTCGGGGAGATTGTCTACCGGGCGCCGACGCTGATGCAGGGCTATTGGAACAACCCCGAAGCCACCTCCGAAGCGTTCACGGGTGGGTGGTTTCACTCCGGTGACCTGGTCCGCCAGGACGCGGACGGCTTCGTCTGGGTAGTGGACCGCAAGAAGGACATGATCATCTCCGGTGGCGAGAACATCTATTGCGCCGAGGTGGAGAACGCGCTCGCCGAGCATGAGCAGATCACCGAGGTGGCGGTGATCGGCAGGCCACATGAGAAGTGGGGCGAGGTGCCGGTAGCGGTGGCGGCCATCCACGGTGACGGACTGACCATCGGTGATCTCGATGGGTTCCTGACCGAGCGGCTGGCGCGGTACAAGCACCCCAAGGATCTCGTGGTGGTCGAGGCGTTACCGCGTAATCCCTCGGGCAAGGTCCTCAAAAACGAACTGCGCAAGCAGTTCGGGGGAGCCTGA
- a CDS encoding enoyl-CoA hydratase gives MSPHESVGAPDVAVEDGVMRITFTRPDRMNALNAPATAGLIEALDSVSGRDDVRVVVISGGAPGSAFTAGADVAELAAGAGDLTPLQAAELTMDNAERLVRAVLNCPVPTIAEVTGAAAGIGASVGLACDLVYAADSAFFLLAFANIGLMPDGGSSALVSASIGRVKANAMALLAQPLNAADACAAGLVNEVLPGDQLRERVDKSARRLAHGSRRALQLTKEAMNSVSLKLFDEAIAREREGQIELLISPDAQEGFAAFLEGRRPNFS, from the coding sequence TTGAGTCCCCATGAATCTGTCGGCGCACCCGATGTGGCCGTCGAGGACGGCGTCATGCGGATCACGTTCACCAGACCAGATCGGATGAATGCGCTCAACGCGCCCGCTACCGCCGGATTGATCGAAGCGCTGGACTCGGTTTCCGGGCGAGATGACGTGAGAGTCGTCGTCATCAGTGGAGGTGCACCCGGGAGCGCGTTCACGGCGGGTGCCGATGTCGCCGAGTTGGCCGCGGGGGCCGGAGACCTGACCCCGCTGCAAGCCGCCGAGCTGACGATGGACAACGCCGAGCGGTTGGTGCGCGCGGTCCTGAACTGTCCGGTGCCCACCATCGCCGAAGTCACGGGCGCGGCCGCGGGGATCGGTGCATCGGTGGGCCTGGCCTGTGATCTGGTCTATGCCGCGGATTCGGCCTTTTTTCTGCTGGCGTTCGCGAACATCGGGCTCATGCCCGATGGAGGATCGAGCGCATTGGTGTCGGCCTCGATCGGTCGTGTGAAGGCCAATGCGATGGCGCTGCTGGCCCAGCCCCTCAACGCTGCCGACGCCTGTGCGGCCGGGTTGGTCAACGAAGTGCTGCCCGGGGATCAGCTGCGCGAGCGCGTCGATAAGTCGGCGCGCAGGCTCGCCCATGGTTCCCGCCGTGCATTGCAGCTCACCAAGGAAGCCATGAACTCGGTGTCGCTCAAGCTGTTCGATGAGGCCATCGCCCGTGAGCGCGAGGGGCAGATCGAACTGTTGATTTCACCCGATGCCCAAGAGGGCTTCGCCGCATTCCTCGAGGGCCGACGCCCCAATTTCAGTTAG
- a CDS encoding GntR family transcriptional regulator, producing the protein MNAPRAQTREIRRPQLSEEVAGRLRAAIMTGELRPGEYIRMDETAAQLGVSVTPVREALLTLRGEGLVEAVPHRGYMAAALSRADIEDIFALQAHLAVELAKTAAERITPEQIDTLADLNDTLRHAASPELISVAEFEFHRFLNHVADRPKLAWFLLQATRYTPHMMFASADAWAQHAVEAHDKLIAALRVGDLAEVITQTEVQFVDGARRLTEYLDHAGMWPGG; encoded by the coding sequence ATGAATGCTCCCCGGGCACAAACCCGTGAAATTCGCAGGCCGCAGCTGTCCGAGGAGGTTGCCGGCCGGCTCCGCGCAGCGATCATGACAGGTGAACTGCGTCCCGGTGAGTACATCCGGATGGATGAGACTGCCGCCCAGCTGGGCGTCAGCGTCACACCCGTACGCGAGGCGCTACTGACCTTGCGTGGCGAGGGTCTGGTCGAGGCCGTCCCTCACCGCGGATACATGGCCGCCGCGTTGAGCCGGGCCGATATCGAAGACATTTTCGCGCTGCAGGCGCACCTTGCCGTCGAACTGGCCAAGACCGCAGCCGAACGCATAACCCCGGAGCAGATCGACACCCTGGCAGATCTCAACGACACACTGCGCCATGCCGCTTCACCCGAATTGATCTCGGTCGCGGAGTTCGAGTTCCACCGATTTCTCAACCATGTGGCCGACCGCCCCAAGCTGGCCTGGTTTCTACTGCAGGCCACCCGGTACACACCGCACATGATGTTCGCCTCGGCCGACGCGTGGGCCCAGCACGCGGTGGAGGCGCACGACAAGCTCATCGCGGCATTGCGTGTGGGCGACCTCGCCGAGGTGATTACCCAGACCGAGGTTCAATTCGTCGACGGAGCACGCCGACTGACCGAGTATTTAGACCACGCCGGGATGTGGCCCGGGGGGTAG
- a CDS encoding SRPBCC family protein — translation MPVVSQTVEVAAPPQVIVSIVTNYEAYPEWNKEISSVEILDRLPDGRPRIVRLRVEMTGMASTNVAEIAYLNAAQVATRLLESDIFEKQEQTFSIVPMGPTCLLTVDMDVETKLPIPKPMVKKLANQVLEHLAEGLKGRAEQIASGAIAPPAPPQAAPLPPGPHPGVV, via the coding sequence ATGCCAGTCGTCAGTCAGACCGTCGAGGTGGCCGCCCCGCCGCAGGTGATCGTCTCCATCGTCACCAACTACGAGGCCTACCCCGAGTGGAACAAGGAGATCTCCAGCGTCGAGATTCTGGATCGGCTCCCGGACGGCCGTCCCCGCATCGTGCGCTTGAGGGTGGAGATGACGGGCATGGCCTCGACGAATGTCGCGGAGATCGCGTACCTCAATGCCGCGCAGGTGGCGACGCGTCTGCTCGAGAGTGACATCTTCGAGAAGCAGGAACAGACGTTCTCGATCGTCCCGATGGGGCCCACGTGTCTGCTCACCGTCGACATGGATGTCGAGACCAAGCTCCCGATCCCGAAGCCGATGGTGAAGAAGCTCGCCAACCAGGTCCTCGAACATCTCGCCGAGGGATTGAAGGGCCGCGCCGAACAGATCGCGTCGGGTGCCATCGCGCCACCGGCGCCACCGCAGGCAGCTCCACTACCCCCCGGGCCACATCCCGGCGTGGTCTAA
- a CDS encoding alpha/beta fold hydrolase: protein MAADSTLTLDLPNVRLQALCWGPQDGPLAICGHGFPDSAHTWRLLGPKLAADGWRVVAPFTRGYSPSEIPADAEYGLGALMQDVLDIHTLLGGDERAVYIGHDWGALVGNALARSRLSPFARIVTMAVPPFEVLGSSFASIGPLGWPVVLGRQLLMSWYTVFHQIPVLPELLLPWLLRLYWRRWSPGYDARADLLYTGEAMLQKGNRRAVIGYYRANIRRALVPSRKYWNTQRSLLDDASTPLLYLHGRNDGCMTRRLVESARPDLPDRSVEIINGGGHFVHLECPDVVHELVREFLRPPTTKVE from the coding sequence GTGGCCGCTGATTCCACCCTGACCTTGGATCTGCCCAACGTCAGATTGCAGGCATTGTGCTGGGGACCGCAGGACGGTCCGCTGGCGATCTGCGGACACGGCTTCCCCGATTCCGCTCACACGTGGCGCCTGCTGGGGCCGAAGCTGGCCGCCGACGGGTGGCGTGTGGTGGCGCCGTTCACTCGCGGTTACTCGCCCAGTGAGATACCGGCCGACGCCGAGTACGGGCTGGGTGCCCTGATGCAGGACGTCCTGGATATCCACACGCTGCTGGGCGGTGACGAGCGCGCCGTGTACATCGGCCACGACTGGGGCGCATTGGTGGGCAACGCCCTCGCTCGCAGCCGTCTGTCGCCGTTCGCCCGCATTGTCACCATGGCGGTGCCCCCGTTTGAGGTCCTCGGGTCGAGTTTCGCGTCGATCGGACCGCTCGGCTGGCCCGTTGTGCTCGGGCGCCAGCTGTTGATGAGCTGGTACACGGTATTCCATCAGATTCCGGTGTTGCCGGAGTTGTTGCTGCCCTGGCTTCTTCGCCTGTATTGGCGACGATGGTCGCCGGGATATGACGCACGTGCGGACCTGCTGTACACCGGTGAGGCGATGCTTCAGAAGGGGAATCGCCGCGCCGTCATCGGCTACTACCGCGCAAACATTCGGCGGGCCCTGGTTCCTTCGCGGAAGTACTGGAATACCCAGCGATCTCTGCTGGACGATGCGAGCACCCCGCTGCTCTATCTGCATGGCCGGAACGACGGGTGCATGACGCGGCGGCTGGTAGAGTCTGCGCGCCCGGATCTGCCCGATCGCAGCGTTGAAATCATCAATGGCGGTGGACATTTCGTGCATCTGGAATGCCCGGACGTGGTGCACGAGCTCGTGCGTGAGTTCCTGCGCCCGCCAACTACGAAGGTAGAGTGA